The Ananas comosus cultivar F153 linkage group 4, ASM154086v1, whole genome shotgun sequence region ATAACTCACTAACTAAATCCCAagtatcggggagacgcaagcTACATTCTGACGGGATCGTCTACTGGGGAAGACGCTAGCTCCTAATCCAGTtaatgactactccggagctcatcgcccaaggaggagcgaccttacCTTGGGCATTAgactattatgagtatgatccaatcctcgcttAGAGGATACACTGACAATGACACTctttaactagctctttatgctagattTACTTGTCCAACTCTAGATGCTAATCAGTTCATCTAGTTCTAATGCCACACATTTTACAAGCTCATTGACTTTGTTTAACATTTATAACACTGGGTGCCACTCATGCAATCTATTCACAATGTATTTGTCACTATTTAATAGTCCAGTACaagttcatacatctatagggttctatgtttacTAGTCACTGTTCACAAGTAATTGTATTGTCAAGTATACAATTAGACCACatgtaacatatggaaacttggagttgcgatgtcaactttgacctagagggtcaaagtgaggattgagctagttggacatcatccccgagtgatttgtgatgcgtgtgaatgaattctggagataaataagtgtttcggcgcaaattgggcgcgaaacgaaatataaagagaatttcggatttccgacgctaattttgattaaaagaattaaagtaaggcgtgaggataaattgtggtatctccgaatcaattgtgaagtttcggaaaagccaagggtgtgttttcaaagggttttgaagtattcagtgcgaagtggtagtgcaaaaaggagaaatttctgCCGTGTAATGAAATTGGAGCCGATTCTATTGCTAATTCggctcaaataatgtcaaaatgaaaaggaattgcttccaaattaaattggtagcttatgaaggtcccttggtatattttggaagtatttgggtgaaatcggagtgaaaacggaaactttagaattttctgtaaagaacgggactgagaaaattagcagaaaatgcacagtgtcagaaaattatgaaaattggaagagatgtcaggaacattttaatgaggctagatttgaagtttcagatttttctgacacctgtagagagagaaatatcatttggaagttatctgataaagattacagtttgggacagttcgcagtgaccaaacggggtcgaaactgaaatgttaaaatttcagtggacttgttaagtaaaaacgaacattcctgtcaaatttgagctcaatcggactttaGGAAGAGCTTACGAAGGGTATCTGATCCAAGGTCGCTAAACGGATAAgtcgaggggcattttggtaacTTGGACAggtttagtggaattccactaaccaGCCAGGTTCccctccatccttatcccctcTGCCACCTCTCCATTCTCtctacgtagagagagagaaggaggaaggaagagaagaaaagaaaagagaggaagaagaagaagaagagaaaagaaagaagatgaaaagAGGTAAGTTTAACCTCTCCCtgcatctctctccctctcatctctccctGCTGCTACTGGTTGTAGCAGCAGTAGCTTCAGCAATTAGCTCAGCAGCAGTAGTAGCTGCTGTCAACAGCAGCTTCAGCTGCTGTCAACAGCAGGCGCAggagcaacagcagcagcagttagcaacagcagcagcagtaatAACAGCAGttagcatcagcagcagctgcaataacagcagcagcagcatcagcagcttAGCCCTGCTGAGCTGAGTAGCAACAGCAGCTCAGCCTGCTGCTGagcagtcagcagcagcagggcaAGCaggcagcagcagtagcagaagctgtcaacagcagcagcagcttgcgcAAGCTGCtgagcagcagcttcagcagctgcaggagcagcagcagcttaacagcagtagcagtagcagcagcttGCGCACagctgctgtcagcagcagcaggaacagcatcagcagcagctgctgcaggggaaagaaggaaaggaaagaaagaaagaaagaaagtagagaaagaaagaaaagaaagaaggaaaagaaaggaagaaatctgcaggaaagaaagaaagaaagaaagagaagaaaaaaatgaaagaaaggaaatgaaatagagagaaaaatgaaatcgaAGTCTTTGGGCAgatttcattaattatttttgagatTCTTGGGCTAAAAAGAGTTGAATTACTCTAGTGAATTGTGAAATTGCATTGAAACGAGCTTCTATAGAAATTGACcccgataatgcacttttgcaggatagaaGTTCTAAAGcgaaattgaccgcgtacaaacctaattgggggtaaaagaaacgcgctggcgaagtcggttcggcaatccgtcgctcctacgcgaagatatcgccaaaagaagaTTTTCGGCATCGATAGTCGCGAGCGCGGGTCGCGGTTCTCGGGAAAGCGCTAGAAGCGCATTTCTCCCTTTCCGGCATCAaagaaaggtgggttgtgcttcaccgaagtgattaggtcacttccatgccaaagtaaatcATAGTTTCATTTGACGCATATATGACGATAACTGTCGGCATATGAATGCTAAATGCATATAAGTAGGCCTATATGAGTGTGTGGGCATATGTTAATGCTAGATGATccatgtgaatgtgaatgctaaatgaatatgaataggaatatgaatatgaatatgagTATGAATATGAATGCCATATGAATGCTAGATGCACATGGATATTGAACGCTAGATACATATGAATGAAATTGTCGAAATGTGAATACAAATGCTAAAGTAAACATAATTGTTGATACATGATACATGAAAGCTAGTGTTAAAGGCTTATGAATATGAATGTTTAACGTCTATGTCTAAACATATATGAAAGTGAATGTATTGATAACCATATTAGATGTATAATTGTTGATACATGAAAGCTAATACTTGTGAATATGAAGGTTTGATGCTTATATCCAAACACATATGAAAATGAATATACTATAATTCAAGCTATATGAATATCGATAATTCTCGTTGATTAGAAACCTCAACGGTAACAAGATACATGAGAACATGTGAACTATGAACCTAGGCAAGAACACCTAGGGTGAtgtatagatcgagtggcatgagtTTAAGTTATTAAACATAAGAAACATAAGTTGGACATTATATCGACGGTGTGGAATGAACCTAAGTTATTAAACCTAGGTTGGACATtgtatagatcgagtggcatgaacctagtgttattgaacataggtcggacattaACCTAGCGTCATTGGCCCTAGGTCAAGTAAGTTAACCTAGAGTTGAGATCTAGGAGAAAGAATATTAAACCTAGTGTAAacgaacctaggttatgatgtaATGAAACACTCGATAAAAAGTAAATCAAGTTGTGAATTATAGTGGCAATAGGACCACTAGAAAGTGAATAGTATAGACCTAAGAAGGTCGTCAACATAGGGTCAGTGAgtaaacccttaagttgtgaaatggattccggaatccttaGGAATGGTGTGATGGCAGAAATAGAATCTTAACtacgggattgacggttctcctctcccggtagtgattcaacgggattgacggttctcctctcccggtatgccatgaaACAAGTGAAGTGAATCGAaactacgggatcgacggttctcctctcccggtagtgattcaacgggattgacggttctcctctcccggagctaacgggtttgacggttctcctcgcccgttgagcttgagcgacttagggtcacggggatcgacggttctcctctccctgtgatggacctagtgtcgcgtggacttaaggctgaggtgttgtgagacgtccttcacctcgagcctgacttgacgcggtactccgcggttgattgactcaagaccgagtcgagtggctagatggctaaggtaaagtaaccttaggaaagaatcgccagtgagtacagtaagaataaagaataaagcataaagaaaagaataaagaaaatagctaatgaatgaaactagctaagaaagaataaaacggctacaagtaaagaatggctaatgatataaagtagaatcaagtaagCTACTTTcatgatttacaggtattgcatagtGCATAgcagcgaggcaaggtatggttctATTTGTTGCATcgttaaatatctatctatctatttgttgaactaacctactgttgcctcctttggacctggtgggtcgagctcttctcttgggtggccgtacccactgggaactatatttatatagttctcacccccgtgttgttttgggggtacaggttacacgcgagcggcgcggcggcgcgaggacagggcgtagcttcgtagatagcgccccaccactgaGACTGAGATAGCAACACCCTGAAGAGGTCAAGTTCAGAGTTCAAatggaaagaaacaaaattgtagtaaTTTGTATAAGTTTCATATTAACTTAAAAGCATATGTggttatgtaaatgtaaaatattataaatgtaaaagaatctcTGAGATGAatacttgtaatagcatagtttgcactttatgttttcgatacatatgcaatctacatacttgctacagttcctgtttggaacctcttgtattgcattgtttagattgttgacgcctagaacgtacaggggaggctctgtccgttcggcggtctgtcgacgagcccgaatccgaccaaataggcggagctcggggcgtgacaccacaTGTCATAATTAACCACACATCAAGCTCGACCCTATAACGCATGAATTTCAGCTAAACATATACAATCCATGTATGCTCAAGAACGACGACATAAACATAAAAGGTCATTCGATgacttcggaaagcaccacccacctttaaaTAATACCGGAATGCGAGAAATCCACTTCCCGCAATTTATGAACCATCCCGATCCTCGCTCGCGACAAACGAAGCTAAAATGAGGTTTTCCTTATTAGCGTGCCGTAGGCTCGTTGGAATGTCAATTTGAACTTCCGAGCGCGTCCACTATTCCTTCATAGaggaataaaagagattaaGTTCAGgtcatattttcatttttacaaACTTTGCATTTTAACTCCaacttgtatatatgtatatattattaacatatacatatacctaGTCTTACTATTAAGCTTCCTATCAATTCTGTACTTTAGTAACTGAGAATTAGGGACAAATAATACCAACTTCAAACAGGATTTAGTGGGATTTTAGCTCAGATTTTGTCTCCCAACCACTAATCCTaagtatacatatacatatacatattacataGAGTTAGCTCCATAGAGCCCCTAACACTTAGAAACTTCCACACTTAAGAAGTTCCTATTTAACTTTTCTTCACAGCAGGGGGCATCTTTCCAACCAAAATTCAAGACCCATTCACTGCAAATTTTgctctaaccatccatcaacatgtatatgtatatatatgtatgcagtTTTATATAGTTTCCAAGGCTTCTATAGCACTTATACATGTTAGTAACTAAGAATTCACAGCCTAAATCACCAAGAACTCACAGCCTACTCCCTCTCTAAATTAAATACCACAACCTTAAACAGGGAAGAAGCTCAACATGTCTCAGGTTACTTGTCTTATATGGATACAATTGACATGTAACTTACCTTCATGCTTAATGGATTCCAAGGGCTCTAACATTAAAATCTGTAAGTCAATCATTTTTAGAACCTTAATATGCAACATCTAAACCAGGAACAAGCATAATCCATCTCAGATTTTACTCTAATCATTCATTCAAATgtacatttatatgcatatatgctgTCCCTGCAGAATTTCTCAGCTCCATACACAATTATACCCACTTTAACAATCTAGAACTCTTTCAAAGCAAACAATACTACTCAAATTTGAATTGGGCATCATTCTAACCTGAATTCAGAGCTTCCCCAAGTTACTCTCAGCTCAATTCTCTTCTCCTCAGCTGAAATTCTTGCTCGGCAACTCTACCAGGCCAAAAACATCAAGTCTGCAAGCTCTAGCAGCAAGAAACAATTATGTAGATCATCTCTAAGTCAATTAACTTGACTAAAATCAGATATTAACCAAGCTTACCTTAATTAGATGCTGTACCAAGTTGCTCTTAGCTTCTGAAACCTTCCTTTCAGCtcaatttgccaaaaaaaactgcacttctccactttcttctttacCTACTTACTTCTACAgttgagaaagaaagagagggagaattAGATAAAGAAGAGATGAAGATAATGATCCCAACATCTAAGCAGGTGCTGGGTACCTGGGGTTAAAAGATAAGACCAAAAAATCGCACTTTAACCCCCCAAAGGACTGAAGTTGCATTGTAGTCCAGCAGTTCGCAGttcagtccctgcaggttcACAAATCAGTCCCTGCAGGTTTACAGTTCAGTCCCTGCACTAACAGCAGCTGGCAGTAGCAGTTTTTAGCCCCCTTTGCGCATCTAATTTACTTCGAGTCCATtcaaacacttccaaaacacATTAATAAACCTCCACAAGCTACTAATTTAGCTCGAAAGCAACCAATTCCATTTTAGCATTTATCTTGATCATTTCACGCCCGACTTGCATCAAATACTCAATTACCTTCAGAAATCATTTCCACACTTCCAAAATCACTCGGGAATGATGCACATCCAATTCAAACTTCACTTTGATCTTCCAGAGCAAAGTTAGCGTCGCAACTCAAAATTTCAGTACATTAcaaggatggacctaggagaccctaggttggcaaccttaaggctataggtgcgtgagtaaGACGTGAACCTATaccggtggcggaagttgatcgattgggtcgaagttgataGTATGTCTCTAATGGTTGATAAAGACGGATTCGAGTGGTATTATTTCTCGACTCGAAGTGGTTGTGTTGGCTGCCGACAACATGACGCTAAGAGTCTAGAATGATTAcccttgtgtgcttccgcccgatttcgaTGTTGAGTTGTTTGTCTCGTAGTTGCAGGAAGTTAACGGGTTAATGTGATTAACCAATTTGTTgcatttcaggagctatggcaccgagGGGACGCCCTAAGACTAGATCCACTCCGGCACCACCTCTCGAGTTGCCCGAGCAGTCGGGATCTGGTGAAGTGCGGGAGTTACGAGCGCAGATCGCTAAGATGGTTGGCGCAATGCAGCACCAAGAGGATCAAATAGCAAGGCTGCAGGAACTGGTGGCATAGCAGGCTTCAGCCTAGGGGGATGTTGAGCGGCCCACGCCTCCAGTGGTTGCGCCCATCGTGACAGAGGGTGTGGCAACGGCGGCCGTGCCGGTTGCAGCGAGACCCGCCCCGGCTATGGTAGCTACTGGTTTGGGGACTTCAAACCCCGAAGATGCGGCTAtggcggcggagagggagcaCGCACTAGCGGCCCTTGTGATGTTCCGAAAATTCGATCCGCCAGTATTTGACGGGGAGAAGGTCGAGCCTTGGATGGTCGAGTCATGGGTAGACTCGATGGAGACCTTGTTTGAGGACCTCTACACGTTAGAGAGGGACAAAGTGCACCTCGCCACACGTTGTTTGGAGCGGAAGGCGAAAGTGTGGTGGAAGTGGATTAAGCGGGATCGGtcttccgaccttccgccgttgACGTGGGAGGAATTTCAGGGTTTGCTATTTACTAATTACTTCCCCGATAGTGAGAAGAAAAAGCTCCAGGAGCAGTTCAGAAAGTTGAAGCAGGGTAACCGCTCGGTAggggagtatgagcgggagttctcacACATTATAAACTGCGTCCCCGACGTAGTGCGGGACGACAGGGATCGAGCGGATTGGTTCGAGCGAGGACTCCGGCCGGATATCTATAGGGCGGTTCACATTCTTAAGCTCACTTCCTTTGCGAAGATGTTAGATCgggcgttgtgggcggagcaggGTAATGCCCACGTCCGTGAGGAGCGCGAAGCATTCGAGAGGGACGGTGGAAAGAAGCGGGCTCAAAGTGGCTCGAGAGCTCAGTCAAAGTCAAGAAAGTccccgaagtacccgcgaacTCAGTCCAAGGGCCGTAGACCTCAGCGGTGTGCTATTTGTGGTGGAAATCATGTACCAAGGGCTTGCGGGAAGCGGGAAGGAAAGTGCTTCACTTGCGGTCAGGCGGGACATATCAGTTGATACTGTCCGTTGAGGGCTTTGCCCACCCCGTCTGTGGCATTGGCTCCGACGACTCCAGAATATTATGGAGGAGCCCCACCTACTGCTGTATCTGCCGGACGTGCTATGGCGCCGTGTCAGCCCGAGGTGACGCGATCGGCTCTAAGCGGatgggtattcgccgctcaagcCGAGGAACCTACCGAGGCCAAGGAGCGCtatgtggtggcaggtatggttttaattaacggagttcgcttcagggctatgtttgatacaggtgctacacattcatttattagtagaCCGTTCGCTGAGATGCATGGCATAGAAGTCCAGTTGAGTGATAGCACTTGGTGAGTAGAGGGCCCCGGGCGTGCATTTGTCTTTAGGAAAGAGTGCTTGGCTTGTCCGGTGCAGTTGAGCAACTGGATTATGCCGACACGGATGTTAgtgctcaagaagttgaaggacTTCGACATCATATTGGGCATGAACTGGCTCTCGAGATACTATGCGTCTATCGACTGCAAGAACAAGGTGATAACGTTTTGTGAGCCAGGACAGGAGGAGTTTGCTTATCGGGCGTgcaagagctcgtgcttcgccgcgacggtgtcggTGCCGAGGGTGAGGAAATTGGTTAACAGCAGTTGCGTGGCttttttggcgaccgttgtggaggtCGAGAGGGTGCCTCCGGCGCTCGAGGATTTGTTCGTGGTCCGGgagttttcggatgtatttCTCGCGGAGTTACccgggataccaccggatcgggagatcgagtttgtgatagacttggttcccgggaccgcgccgatctcgaaggctccatatCGTATAGTACTGGCAGAACTAAAGGAGTTGAGGGATCAGTTGCAGGATCTCCTTGATAAGGAATTCGTCAGGCCGAGTGTATCGCTGTGGGGAGCCACGGTATTGTTTGTGcgaaagaaggatggatcgtttcgactttgcgtagattatcgcgagttgaacaaggttactatcaagaacaagtacccgttgccccgaatcgatgacttgtttgatcagttgcaagggtctcgAGTGTACTCCAAGGTAGACCTCCAGTCCGgttatcaccagttgaagataaagccggaggatgtgcagaagac contains the following coding sequences:
- the LOC109709062 gene encoding uncharacterized protein LOC109709062, which produces MAAEREHALAALVMFRKFDPPVFDGEKVEPWMVESWVDSMETLFEDLYTLERDKVHLATRCLERKAKVWWKWIKRDRSSDLPPLTWEEFQGLLFTNYFPDSEKKKLQEQFRKLKQGNRSVGEYEREFSHIINCVPDVVRDDRDRADWFERGLRPDIYRAVHILKLTSFAKMLDRALWAEQGNAHVREEREAFERDGGKKRAQSGSRAQSKSRKSPKYPRTQSKGRRPQRCAICGGNHVPRACGKREGKCFTCGQAGHIS